Proteins co-encoded in one Cytophaga hutchinsonii ATCC 33406 genomic window:
- a CDS encoding DUF4380 domain-containing protein, producing MKIKYLFPSVIIFGTVFFSCTETKTVENAETKDTIKNATVQIAAIGDSAYTLAFGDIQALIDYKNGGRLEAFSLSGTNILSGKTVNAGNWGTSMWPSPQRAWGWPPSQQLDNLAYTVLQDSGAVVLKSQKDPKQGFVFTKAYSIDTKDTSLIITYTILNDTTVAQKVAGWEISRVAPGGLTFYPSGDEAKRGQLAPLTKDTLGVTWFEYKAATIPSGVPKLLADGKEGWLAQAKGALLLVKTFEDVATGKYAPEEGEIELYANPDHSYIEIEQQGTYVQLKAGETLTYVVRYKLVKIPLELALIAGNSELLKITRSVVKR from the coding sequence ATGAAAATAAAGTACCTATTCCCATCTGTTATAATTTTTGGAACAGTATTCTTTTCCTGTACAGAAACTAAAACGGTAGAAAATGCGGAAACAAAAGACACAATAAAAAATGCAACGGTTCAAATCGCAGCTATTGGTGACAGCGCGTACACACTTGCTTTTGGTGATATACAGGCATTGATTGATTATAAAAACGGCGGAAGATTAGAAGCGTTTTCGTTAAGCGGAACAAATATTTTATCCGGCAAAACAGTTAATGCCGGAAACTGGGGAACATCTATGTGGCCTAGTCCGCAACGCGCATGGGGATGGCCGCCTTCACAACAATTAGACAATCTGGCGTATACCGTTTTACAGGATTCCGGAGCGGTGGTATTAAAAAGTCAAAAAGATCCGAAACAGGGATTTGTATTTACAAAGGCATACAGCATTGACACAAAAGACACATCGTTAATTATAACCTATACAATTTTAAACGATACAACAGTTGCACAAAAAGTTGCTGGCTGGGAAATTTCAAGAGTAGCACCGGGCGGCTTAACATTCTATCCATCCGGCGACGAGGCTAAACGCGGACAGCTGGCACCGTTAACCAAAGATACATTAGGTGTTACCTGGTTTGAATATAAAGCCGCAACAATTCCGTCCGGTGTGCCTAAATTATTGGCAGACGGAAAAGAAGGCTGGCTTGCACAGGCAAAAGGTGCGCTATTATTAGTAAAAACATTTGAAGATGTAGCAACAGGGAAATATGCACCGGAAGAAGGTGAAATTGAATTATATGCGAACCCGGATCACAGCTACATTGAAATTGAACAGCAAGGTACGTATGTTCAATTAAAAGCCGGAGAAACATTAACATACGTTGTTAGATATAAACTTGTAAAAATACCGTTGGAATTAGCGCTTATAGCAGGCAATTCTGAATTGTTGAAAATTACACGTAGCGTAGTGAAAAGGTAA
- a CDS encoding sensor histidine kinase has protein sequence MNKIFSPKILTENSIDAKRNFIAKVTIALCFVLSVGFSIVFFIQKIYPLNIIFAFFSIVYVIAWSMYELKNPLAAKVMLYSAMLAQVFFMAIVLGVFVEIKVFFIPIAIVPLLIFSKKEKVPMYALLILTAVNIVMINTFVHRIYGPEQIYSFETYRNINNAFDITSMLCMVILAFLFLQLTEAGEIELIDANKALSKQKEVELQNNFLLKRAKEDQERMNLMKDHLFRIISHDLRSPINTIHGLTELLISKKLSREEETVITEQLKKSTDSTNQLLDNLLSWSAFQINNASKPNIVEVNIKELINDIFKQLDVKLTQKNISIIEKIDHTIFIQADSSMLEIVIRNIISNAIKFSYQEQVIHVHAEIADRDLVIQVKDSGIGMPKEILDKLFTNDKSVSRAGTYNEKGSGIGLLLCKNLLENCGGKIEAKSIPKQQTIFTIKLPMN, from the coding sequence ATGAATAAAATTTTTTCACCAAAAATACTTACGGAAAACAGCATAGACGCAAAGCGCAATTTCATTGCTAAAGTGACAATTGCGCTTTGCTTTGTATTAAGTGTTGGCTTTTCGATTGTATTTTTTATACAAAAGATTTATCCTTTAAATATTATTTTTGCATTTTTCTCTATTGTATATGTGATTGCATGGTCCATGTACGAGCTTAAAAACCCGCTGGCCGCAAAGGTTATGCTATATAGTGCAATGCTGGCGCAGGTTTTTTTTATGGCAATTGTGTTAGGTGTTTTCGTTGAGATTAAAGTGTTCTTTATACCAATCGCAATTGTGCCCTTATTGATTTTTTCAAAAAAAGAGAAAGTGCCAATGTACGCACTGCTGATCCTCACAGCAGTCAATATTGTTATGATCAATACATTTGTTCACCGGATTTATGGTCCGGAACAGATTTATTCATTTGAAACATACAGAAATATAAATAATGCATTCGACATAACATCGATGCTTTGTATGGTTATCCTTGCCTTTTTATTCCTTCAACTGACTGAAGCCGGAGAGATAGAATTAATAGATGCGAATAAAGCTCTGTCAAAACAAAAGGAAGTAGAACTTCAAAATAATTTTTTATTAAAACGGGCAAAGGAAGACCAGGAGCGAATGAATCTTATGAAAGATCATTTGTTCCGCATCATCTCTCACGATCTGAGAAGCCCGATAAACACAATCCATGGGTTAACAGAATTATTGATCAGTAAAAAATTATCAAGAGAAGAAGAAACCGTTATAACGGAACAATTAAAAAAATCTACCGACAGCACCAATCAGTTGCTGGACAATTTACTAAGCTGGTCTGCATTTCAGATTAATAATGCCTCGAAGCCTAACATTGTAGAGGTTAACATTAAAGAACTCATCAACGACATCTTTAAGCAGCTTGATGTAAAGCTTACGCAAAAAAATATTTCGATTATTGAAAAAATAGATCACACTATTTTTATTCAGGCAGACTCAAGCATGCTTGAAATCGTTATCCGGAATATTATTTCAAATGCTATAAAATTCAGCTATCAGGAACAGGTTATTCATGTGCATGCGGAAATTGCTGATAGAGATTTAGTTATTCAGGTTAAAGATTCAGGTATTGGTATGCCGAAAGAAATACTGGACAAACTTTTTACAAATGATAAATCTGTAAGCAGGGCAGGCACGTATAACGAAAAAGGATCAGGGATTGGCTTGCTGCTGTGCAAAAATCTCCTTGAAAACTGCGGCGGAAAAATCGAAGCTAAAAGTATCCCCAAACAGCAAACGATATTTACCATTAAGCTCCCAATGAATTAA
- a CDS encoding OmpA family protein translates to MIRKQIGFLFIFLLSVSFGHANKINALALKNGCSIIQKPSTFFTPTPYAAKINDWSVFGLLDQNAATGWCSGATSKVPYVFVFELSEDFLISNFAFNTFCQKEYKNISAKDIKVEYSMTSAKSGFLPAATYLLEENKYNSFDIAPVKARWIKLTILSNYGNLQWTELMEFEAWGTFVTPGVTAASITGVWNTNFDWVSINKVANGTIYGCYKWKNGEIYLTQVSRKTYTFAWKQNDDEKLSGWCLLVLNKEGTKMNGIWGYGTDTTKFGYWEFSKLQSTPYACSNDAIAAAGIVKKEPVKTEPKLNVMIEIIDKSSTKPIDGHIDIYSQATSVSVISKEGLYSTDISVAPYVIVKTFLPSYYPTLDTFVITAAEQKALYATRIIELSKLSSGTNILLHNVLFERTSYELLSSSLPALDQLVTVMNQYPGMIIELSGHTDNVGSAKKNMELSKNRVESAKKYLVSKGISADRIKSVGYGSKYPVASNDGEQTRKYNRRVELRIITM, encoded by the coding sequence ATGATACGCAAGCAAATAGGTTTTCTTTTTATATTTCTTTTATCCGTTTCATTTGGTCATGCGAATAAAATTAATGCCCTGGCGTTAAAAAACGGTTGCAGCATTATACAAAAACCTTCTACATTTTTTACACCTACACCATATGCTGCTAAAATAAATGATTGGTCGGTTTTTGGTTTACTGGATCAAAACGCTGCTACTGGCTGGTGTTCGGGCGCAACATCCAAAGTGCCGTATGTATTTGTCTTTGAATTATCGGAAGATTTTCTGATCAGCAATTTTGCATTCAATACATTTTGCCAGAAAGAATATAAAAACATCAGTGCCAAAGATATTAAAGTTGAATATTCAATGACCTCGGCCAAGTCTGGCTTTCTGCCTGCAGCAACGTATCTGCTGGAAGAAAATAAATACAATTCCTTTGATATTGCGCCCGTAAAAGCCCGCTGGATTAAACTTACCATTTTATCAAACTACGGAAACCTGCAATGGACGGAGTTAATGGAGTTTGAAGCATGGGGCACATTTGTTACACCTGGTGTTACTGCTGCTTCTATCACAGGTGTTTGGAATACCAACTTTGATTGGGTAAGTATTAATAAAGTTGCAAACGGAACCATATATGGCTGCTACAAATGGAAAAACGGAGAAATATATCTGACACAGGTTAGCCGGAAAACATACACATTCGCCTGGAAGCAAAACGACGATGAGAAACTTTCTGGTTGGTGTTTACTTGTATTGAATAAAGAAGGAACAAAGATGAACGGCATCTGGGGGTATGGCACTGATACAACAAAGTTTGGTTACTGGGAATTTTCTAAACTGCAAAGTACGCCGTATGCATGCAGCAACGATGCAATTGCCGCGGCAGGTATTGTTAAAAAAGAACCGGTAAAAACAGAGCCCAAGCTTAATGTAATGATCGAAATCATTGATAAAAGTTCTACAAAACCTATTGATGGGCATATTGATATTTATTCGCAGGCAACATCTGTAAGTGTGATTTCAAAAGAAGGATTATATAGTACCGATATTTCTGTAGCACCTTATGTTATTGTCAAAACATTTCTGCCTTCCTACTATCCAACACTTGATACATTTGTGATTACTGCTGCCGAACAAAAGGCGCTGTATGCCACACGTATCATTGAGTTATCAAAACTATCTTCAGGTACAAACATTTTGCTGCACAATGTGCTTTTTGAACGTACCAGCTATGAGCTGCTATCTTCTTCGCTACCAGCGCTTGATCAATTAGTTACAGTAATGAATCAGTATCCGGGTATGATCATCGAGCTTTCAGGACATACGGATAATGTGGGCAGTGCGAAAAAAAATATGGAGTTGTCAAAAAATCGTGTTGAATCTGCAAAAAAATATCTGGTAAGCAAAGGCATCAGCGCCGACCGCATTAAAAGTGTTGGTTACGGAAGCAAATATCCTGTGGCCAGCAATGATGGTGAACAAACCAGAAAATACAACAGACGTGTTGAACTCCGCATTATAACCATGTAG
- the tpx gene encoding thiol peroxidase, with amino-acid sequence MTKVTLKGNATTIKGDLPSIGNTAPDFTFVKTDLSEGTLYGEGKVVKVIIAVPSLDTSVCALETRQFNQKLAASTGVKGLVISKDLPFAMKRFCETEGIANVTSGSDFRGSEFVQKYNTEILEGPLKGLSARAIIVVDQDNVVRYTELVPEIASEPDYEHVLKAIESLK; translated from the coding sequence ATGACTAAAGTAACATTAAAAGGAAACGCAACAACCATCAAAGGTGATCTGCCAAGCATTGGAAATACTGCACCTGACTTCACATTCGTAAAAACAGATTTGTCTGAAGGTACATTATATGGTGAAGGCAAAGTTGTAAAAGTTATTATTGCCGTTCCAAGTTTAGATACAAGTGTGTGTGCTCTTGAAACAAGACAGTTCAACCAGAAGCTTGCTGCTTCCACAGGTGTTAAAGGGTTGGTTATTTCCAAAGATCTGCCTTTTGCCATGAAACGTTTTTGTGAAACAGAAGGTATTGCAAATGTAACAAGCGGATCTGATTTCAGAGGATCTGAGTTTGTTCAAAAATACAATACTGAAATTTTGGAAGGACCGTTAAAAGGCCTTTCCGCACGTGCTATTATTGTTGTGGATCAAGACAATGTGGTTCGCTATACCGAATTGGTTCCTGAAATTGCTTCTGAACCTGATTATGAGCACGTATTAAAAGCAATCGAATCATTAAAATAG